The nucleotide window TCTAAGAATACTGTATTAAAGCGTTTGTTTTCTTTGTCTATATATAAACCGGTAGAATTAAGCAGGTTATCCGGTATTTCATTATAACTGTTATATTTTCCGGTAGCATCCAGAATATAATGGAGGGTACTATCAACCGGAATATAAACTACTGCCCGGTTAAATTGGTATAAAAATGTATATGCCGGATTAACCTTACCGTGTTCGCGCGTGCTGACTACCATGGGGTAAGCCTCTACACCGGTCTTGTTAAGAAGATGATATAATATGAGGTTAATTTCGGCTGAGTTCCCCGTTTTCTTCTCCCATGCTTTAACGGTACCATCATTAGTATACCAGCGGTCAACACCGTCCCATTTCATGGCCGATTGCACTTCTTTAAAAACATAGGTCATTTTTTCCTTATTGGTTTTCATGGCTTTGGCTTTAGTAATAATGGCCTCTTCGTTGGCCAGTTTACGCTTTAATTGTGCACCAAAATCCTCATCGTCAGCTAATATCGCACCAACCTTTGCCCATGTGTCAGAGAATGATCGGGTAAAACCATTTATAGGCTTGATATAAGTTAACTGAAAAAAAAGTGATTGCATATTATCCGTAGCCGATGTCATGTAAGGTTCATCTGGCATGGAATGGATATTTGCTAAAGCCCGTTTTTTCTCCAGTAATGAGTAGGAAACCACATCAGTGCCGGTACCAACACTTTTTGATTCTGTACTTTCTTTGTTCAACAAATAAGGGTCTATTACATGGCTTTGTTCCCGAAAATACAACAGATCGGGAATGGAGGTGTCAAGCTCGCTGTAACGGGTAGGTATTTTACTTTGAAAATACCAGTCAGGAACATTAGAAAATGATTGTGTGGTCCATTTATAACGATATTCTATTACCGATCCTGGCTTTACATTAGGAAATGAAAAAACATAAGCCGAACGGGATTTGTCGATGGTTTCATTATAAAGTACCTTTTTGTCAAGTTTGGTTATTTCAATTTTACCATTTACCAGGTTAATTGTCTCGGCCTCTATCCCTGTAATATATTCATAATGGTTGCCACTAATATATTCAATGCGGATGTTAGCTTCATTTTTGCCATTATCATTAAATATCTTTATACGTTTATGGCGCTCCATCATAATGTTAAACTGGTCATCGTAATAGGTATCGCCTTTGTCAAAAAGCACCATAGCGTTGGCATCTTT belongs to Mucilaginibacter boryungensis and includes:
- a CDS encoding DUF3857 domain-containing protein; protein product: MNKIFTALLLCGLATTITNAQKKTEVPGIPTTQPYGKIDIADLELKACDFEKDANAMVLFDKGDTYYDDQFNIMMERHKRIKIFNDNGKNEANIRIEYISGNHYEYITGIEAETINLVNGKIEITKLDKKVLYNETIDKSRSAYVFSFPNVKPGSVIEYRYKWTTQSFSNVPDWYFQSKIPTRYSELDTSIPDLLYFREQSHVIDPYLLNKESTESKSVGTGTDVVSYSLLEKKRALANIHSMPDEPYMTSATDNMQSLFFQLTYIKPINGFTRSFSDTWAKVGAILADDEDFGAQLKRKLANEEAIITKAKAMKTNKEKMTYVFKEVQSAMKWDGVDRWYTNDGTVKAWEKKTGNSAEINLILYHLLNKTGVEAYPMVVSTREHGKVNPAYTFLYQFNRAVVYIPVDSTLHYILDATGKYNSYNEIPDNLLNSTGLYIDKENKRFNTVFLDKSTPSQQVILINADINPDGKMAGKAEMTAYSYNRINGIKRYKTDGEQKYIDYLRNNDNAIKIASLKLENMETDTLPLSQSMDFKMDLTGSDGTYIYFIPSVFAPLRTNPFLAENRMSDIDFGYRDNFSLVGNYKIPDGYKADALPKNIILQMPDQSITFRRIVGEQNGSIVVRYLMDHKKSIYFKEDYGQIHEFYKKMHEAINEQVVLKKS